A DNA window from uncultured Methanoregula sp. contains the following coding sequences:
- a CDS encoding carboxypeptidase-like regulatory domain-containing protein, whose protein sequence is MTGPATEKKPFVRLGRFIACLTIASCILVGMCGVSALNSVGQIPQPPTNSYSDTGGIQLWTNPGDAYIEVVPTNGAMSYGGWTNSAGSYTLSDIPAYVTYQIIVTKAGYRPYSTTLYVNPHIYAETHPELQVAMPDPGNLDISITPYGGTICIDGGQCETYPLDTSGELSRQVRNLAGDQYHTVTVVLNGYRPFSQDVWVPAGDYGRLKATLQRL, encoded by the coding sequence ATGACTGGACCAGCAACTGAAAAAAAGCCCTTTGTCCGGCTTGGGCGCTTCATCGCCTGCCTGACCATCGCATCCTGCATCCTTGTCGGGATGTGTGGGGTTTCTGCCTTGAATAGTGTGGGACAGATTCCGCAGCCGCCCACGAATTCCTATTCGGATACCGGGGGAATCCAGCTCTGGACCAACCCGGGAGATGCGTACATTGAAGTTGTTCCGACCAACGGGGCTATGTCGTATGGCGGGTGGACGAACTCGGCCGGTTCCTACACGCTGTCCGATATCCCGGCGTACGTCACGTACCAGATTATTGTAACGAAAGCGGGTTACCGTCCGTACTCGACAACCCTGTACGTGAACCCGCATATCTATGCAGAGACCCACCCGGAGCTCCAGGTTGCTATGCCCGACCCCGGGAATCTCGACATATCGATCACCCCGTACGGGGGAACGATCTGTATCGATGGCGGGCAGTGCGAGACCTACCCGCTGGACACGAGCGGTGAACTGAGTCGTCAGGTGAGGAACCTGGCAGGCGACCAGTACCACACAGTCACCGTGGTCCTGAACGGGTACCGCCCATTCTCGCAGGATGTCTGGGTACCGGCCGGCGACTACGGGCGCCTCAAGGCAACGCTGCAGCGCCTGTGA